The genomic interval GGGCCCCACGCGTACAGCGACTTCGCGCCCTCGAAGACACCGGGCTTCCACAGCGCGTCGTCCACGATGCAGTCGAGGTCGGAGTAGTACTCGGAGAAGGTGCCGGCCGGGTCCTTGAGGTACCAGAAGAAGTTCGACCCGATGTAGTGGCGGCCGAGCCCCCAGGTGTGCCGGTCCGGGTCCGCCTCCAGCATCGCGGTGGCGCCCCGGCCGATCTCGTCCACGTCGTCCACCTGCCACGAGGTGTGGTGCAGGAAGGCGACGGGGGCCTGCTGCACCAGGACGTTGTGGTGGTCGCTGGAGCAGCGCATGAACGCGGCAAGCCCCTTGACGGTGTCGCTGACCTTGAAGCCGATGCCCTCCCGGAAGAAGCGCTGGGAGGTCTCCTGGTCCGTCGAGCCGAGGACCACGTGCCCCAGCTTGCGCGGCCGCACCGGCTCCTCGCGCAGGATGCCCGGGGCGCGGTGGCCGGGACGGGCGACGGCGCCGGGCGCGTTGTACGGCGGCGCCGCGACGGGGGCCTGCCGCAGGCGCGGGGCGATCTCCACGCGGACCAGGACCTCGGTGCCCGGGTCGACCGCCGTCACCGACCCCTCCGCGCGGTGGACCGGCACGCCGAGCCGGGCCAGCGAGGCGGCCACCCGGTCCAGGTCGTCCGGGTCCTCGGCCCCGACGCCGAGTTCGACCAGGCGGCGGCGGGGCGCGTGCACGATGCGCAGCTGCTCGCCGCCGTCGACCGTGGACAGGGTGTACGAGGACTGCGGCGCGTCGGCCTGGCCGATGGCGTCGCCCACGGGGGTGAGGCCGAAGTCGGCGTAGTAGGCGGCCGTCTGTTCGACGTTCGGCACGCCCATGACGATCCGGGTCAGTCGGTGCAGTGACATGGAACGGCTCTCTTTCGGGGTCGGCGGGGCTGGACCGGGGGAGACCTGGGGGTCTGCCGGTCAGGGGGCGAGCATCGGGTTGCGCAGCGTTCCGATGCCTTCGATCCAGGTCACGAGTACGTCACCGGGGGCGAGGAACTTCTTCGGGGTACGGGCGCCGCCGACACCGGCCGGGGTGCCGGTGAAGATCAGGTCGCCGGGGAGCAGGGGGCAGACGGCCGAAAGACGGGTGATGAGCTCCGGGACGTCGAAGACCATCTCCGAGGTGCGGCTCTTCTGCAGGACCTCGCCCCCGTCGAGCCGGCAGCCCAGTTCGAGGTCGTCCGGGTTCTCGAACTCGTCGGTGCTGACCAGCTCCGGGCCGGTCGGCGCGAAGCCCGGATAGGACTTGCCGAGCGAGAACTGCGGCGCCGGACCGGTCAGCTGGAGCCGGCGCTCGGACAGGTCCTGGCCCACCGTCAGCCCCGCCACGTACGACCAGGCGGTCTCGCGCGTCGCGTGGTGGCAGTGGCGGCCGATGACGGCGACGAGCTCGGTCTCCCAGTCGACCAGCCCTTCGGGCAGGGTGACGGGTGACTCGGGGCCGGTCAGCGAGGTCCGGAACTTGGTGAAGACCGCCGGCTCGGTGGGCACGTCGAGCTTCGACTCCGCGATGTGGTCGAGATAGTTGAGGCCGACCGCGAAGATCTGGGCGGGCCGGGGGACCGGCGGGCCCCACACCGCGCCGTCGCCCGCGCCCACCACGGGCGCCCCGGCCGCCTCGGGCGAGGCCAGATATTCACCGCACCAGGTGGAGAACGCCTCCCAGTCGGTGAACACGTCCTGCGGATCGGGCCCGAAACGGCCCCCGCTCGCCTCTGCCGCGTCGAGAAAGCCCTGCGGGCCCTTGATGGCCAGCCGTCCGTCGATGTGCGCCAGGCGCATGAGGTCCTCCATGCCGTGCGGGGGGTGTCTGCTGCGCAGTCTTGCCCCGTAATCTCGATGAAGCAAGAGATTAACGATAATTTCTACGACTGTCGTTCGGCTGCTACGGTGTGTGGTCATGGCTGGTGAGAAGGCAACACGAGGCGGCGTCGTCTACGCGCGGATCCGCGAGGACATCTTCCAGGGGGTCTTCGAGCCCGGGCAGCGGTTGCGCCTGGTCGAGCTGGCTCAGCGTTTCTCGGTCAGCCAGTCGGTCGTCCGCGAGGCGCTCACCCGCCTCTCCGAGCAGGGGCTCGTCCACGCCGCACCGCAGCAGGGCTTCAGCGTGGTCACCGTCTCCCTCGCCGACCTCAACGAGCTGACCGAGGCCCGGATCGAGATGGAGACCCTGGTCCTGCGCCGGTCGATGGAGCGCGGGGGCATCACCTGGGAGGCGGCCGTCGTCGCCGCCCACCACCACCTGGCCGGCACCGAGGGCGTGCGGAGCGACGGCACGCCCGCCCCCGAGTGGTTCGCCGTCCACGAACGCTTCCACCAGGCCCTGCTGGAGGGCTGCGGCAACGCCAGGCTGCTGGCCGCCACGCTCGGCCTGCGGGACGCCGCGACCCTGTACCGGCGCTGGTCGCTGCCCGTGGGCCACGACACCGCACGCGACGTGGCCGGCGAACACCAGGCGATCGTCGACGCCGTCCTGGCCCGGGACGCCGACACGGCGACCGCCCTCCTCGCCCGGCACATCGACCGCACATCGCAGGCCCTGCGCACCGTGATCGCGAACGACCCGGCGGACAGGCCCTAGCGCGGTCGGCCCGGATGCGGGGGCCGGGCTCCGGTGGCAGCCTGCGAGGCAGCGGCCCGGCGACCGGCACGGCAACGCAGCGCCCGCTGCTCTCACGACGGCAAGGACGACGTCATGACGGCTCACCACGACTCCGGCCCCTCCGGCTGGGTCCACCGGCTCGCCCCCGCCCCGGCGGACGCGCCGGGCGCGCCCGCCAGCTCGGAGCCCACCCTGACCGAGGCGACCGCCCGGCTCGGCGAGGGACCGGTGGCCTGGGCCGTGCTCGTCGGCACCGAACTGGCCCGCGTCATCACCCGCGAGGTGCCCGAACTCGGCGGTGGGCCCGCCCCCTTCGAAACCCTCCGGATGGGCACCGAAGCGGCCGTCCTGCGGTCGCTGCTCCTGCTGGCCGACCCGGCGGCCGACCGGACCGTCCCCGAGGAATCGCTCCTGGGGGACCGCGAGTTCGCCCGGCGCCGGGTGGGCCTCGACAAGGTGCTGCGCGGCATCCGCGTCGCGCACGCCGCGCTGGCCGGGGCGCTGATGGCCGCCTGCCGGGAACGGGCGGCGCCCGCCGACCGCGCCGAGGAGTTCCTGCGCATCTCCGAGCTGCTCTTCGGCTTCATGGACGAGTTCTCCTCCCGGATGACCACCGAGTACCTGACCGAACACGACCGCTGGCTCGCCAGCGGTGCCGCGGCGCGGGAGGAGACCGTGCGCGCGATCCTCGACGGGCAGCCCGTACGCGAGGACACGGCGCGCGAACTCCTGGCCTACCGCCTGGAGGGCCGCCATCTGGCGCTCGTCGCCTGGTGCGAGAGCCCGGCCGCCGGGGACCTCCAGCGCGCGGCGGCCGACCTGCTGCACCTGCGCGGCTGCTCCTCGGCCCTGATCCTGCCGACCGGCCGGACCACGCTGTGGGCCTGGGGCGACCCGCAGGCCCCGCACCCCGCCGAGGCGCCCCCGGGCGCCACGTACCCCGAGGGCTTCGGCTTCGCGTTCGGCTCCGTACGCCACGGGCTCACCGGATTCCGCCAGTCGCACGAGGACGCCCAGCACGCCGCCCGCGTCATGCGGCTCAACCCCGGCGGCACCGGGCCCGTCGTGGACTACCCGGACGTCGAGCTCCCGGCCCTGCTCTCCGCCGACCTCCCCGCCCTGCGCCGCTTCACCGGCGACGAACTGGGGGCCCTGGCGGCGGACAGCCCGCACGCCGAGCAGCTGCGCCGCACCCTGCGGCTCTACCTGCGCAACGAACGCAGCCTGATGGCGGCCGCGGCCCAGCTGCACGTGGCGCGCAACACCGTCACCTATCGCGTCAAGCGCGCCCAGGAACTCCTCGGGCACGACCTGACGGCCCGGCTGCCCGAGGTGATGGCGGCCCTCGAAGCGGCCAGGGTGCTGGGCCCGGCCGTATTGCTGAAGGCGGACGAAGCGCACGAAGCCTGACCACGCCGCTCGGGCCGACAGCGCTCAGATCAACGGGGTGACCTGCTCCTCGATCCCCAGCAGCGCCCGCCCGTACAGCTCACCGGCGATCGCCGGGTTGATCACCGCGTGCCGGCTGCCGGTCTCCTGGTCCCGCCAGATCCGCTGGAGCGGGCTCGCCTCGGCGAAGCTGCCGGCGCCCTGGACGCTCAGCAGCAGATCCAGCGCCTCGCGGGAGCGCCGCGCCACGTAACCGGTGTCCATCCGGACCCGGGCCCGCGTCTCGAACGGCATGTACTCCCCACGCGCCGCCCAGGAGTCGATGTCGTCGGCGGCCCGCATCAGGTGCAGCCGCGCGGTGTCGATCAGCTGCGCGGCCTCGGCCAGCTGGATCTGCGTGGACGGGGCCTCACTGGCGCGCTCGTAGAAGGTGTACGAGATGCCCTTGCCCTTCGCCAGGGACGCCCGCACCACGTCCATCCCCGCCTGGGCGAGCCCCACCTGCGGGCCCGCCAGGACCAGCGCGAGCACCGGCACCAGCGCCGAGCGGTACAGCGCCTCCTCCGTGTGCTCCGTCGGGTAGTCCCCCCGCACGCCCCGGGTCACCGACAGGATGCGGTGCTCCGGTACGAAGACCTCGTCGGCGACCAGGGTGTTGCTGCCCGTGCCGCGCATCCCGGCGACGTACCAGGTGTCCTCGACCGTCAGCTCGTCCATCGGGATCAGGGCCGCGCCCTGGTCCGTCTGCTGTCCGGAGGCGTCCACGACGGGGATGCCGAGCGACGCCGACTGCGCGTGCAGGCTGCCGGAGGCGAAGCCCCACCGGCCGCTCACGACCAGGCCGCCGTCGACCGCCCGGCAGCTCGCGCTGGGCGCGAGGACGCCGCAGACCCGGGCGTCCGGGTTCTCGCCGAACACCTCCTGCTGGACGCGCTCGGGGTACAGGCCGACCATCCAGTTGCAGACGTTGACCAGGGTCGCCACCCAGGCCGTGGACCCGCAGCCGCGCGCCAGC from Streptomyces drozdowiczii carries:
- a CDS encoding VOC family protein, translating into MSLHRLTRIVMGVPNVEQTAAYYADFGLTPVGDAIGQADAPQSSYTLSTVDGGEQLRIVHAPRRRLVELGVGAEDPDDLDRVAASLARLGVPVHRAEGSVTAVDPGTEVLVRVEIAPRLRQAPVAAPPYNAPGAVARPGHRAPGILREEPVRPRKLGHVVLGSTDQETSQRFFREGIGFKVSDTVKGLAAFMRCSSDHHNVLVQQAPVAFLHHTSWQVDDVDEIGRGATAMLEADPDRHTWGLGRHYIGSNFFWYLKDPAGTFSEYYSDLDCIVDDALWKPGVFEGAKSLYAWGPPPPPSFLAPEDLAALMTGAHAPTR
- a CDS encoding fumarylacetoacetate hydrolase family protein; this translates as MRLAHIDGRLAIKGPQGFLDAAEASGGRFGPDPQDVFTDWEAFSTWCGEYLASPEAAGAPVVGAGDGAVWGPPVPRPAQIFAVGLNYLDHIAESKLDVPTEPAVFTKFRTSLTGPESPVTLPEGLVDWETELVAVIGRHCHHATRETAWSYVAGLTVGQDLSERRLQLTGPAPQFSLGKSYPGFAPTGPELVSTDEFENPDDLELGCRLDGGEVLQKSRTSEMVFDVPELITRLSAVCPLLPGDLIFTGTPAGVGGARTPKKFLAPGDVLVTWIEGIGTLRNPMLAP
- a CDS encoding GntR family transcriptional regulator yields the protein MAGEKATRGGVVYARIREDIFQGVFEPGQRLRLVELAQRFSVSQSVVREALTRLSEQGLVHAAPQQGFSVVTVSLADLNELTEARIEMETLVLRRSMERGGITWEAAVVAAHHHLAGTEGVRSDGTPAPEWFAVHERFHQALLEGCGNARLLAATLGLRDAATLYRRWSLPVGHDTARDVAGEHQAIVDAVLARDADTATALLARHIDRTSQALRTVIANDPADRP
- a CDS encoding PucR family transcriptional regulator; translation: MTAHHDSGPSGWVHRLAPAPADAPGAPASSEPTLTEATARLGEGPVAWAVLVGTELARVITREVPELGGGPAPFETLRMGTEAAVLRSLLLLADPAADRTVPEESLLGDREFARRRVGLDKVLRGIRVAHAALAGALMAACRERAAPADRAEEFLRISELLFGFMDEFSSRMTTEYLTEHDRWLASGAAAREETVRAILDGQPVREDTARELLAYRLEGRHLALVAWCESPAAGDLQRAAADLLHLRGCSSALILPTGRTTLWAWGDPQAPHPAEAPPGATYPEGFGFAFGSVRHGLTGFRQSHEDAQHAARVMRLNPGGTGPVVDYPDVELPALLSADLPALRRFTGDELGALAADSPHAEQLRRTLRLYLRNERSLMAAAAQLHVARNTVTYRVKRAQELLGHDLTARLPEVMAALEAARVLGPAVLLKADEAHEA
- a CDS encoding acyl-CoA dehydrogenase family protein, with product MTTTAPTSRTALKAHATQLLPLLKENAARTEADRRVAEENIEALTDAGLFRLTVPRRFGGHEADFGTFLDVTSELARGCGSTAWVATLVNVCNWMVGLYPERVQQEVFGENPDARVCGVLAPSASCRAVDGGLVVSGRWGFASGSLHAQSASLGIPVVDASGQQTDQGAALIPMDELTVEDTWYVAGMRGTGSNTLVADEVFVPEHRILSVTRGVRGDYPTEHTEEALYRSALVPVLALVLAGPQVGLAQAGMDVVRASLAKGKGISYTFYERASEAPSTQIQLAEAAQLIDTARLHLMRAADDIDSWAARGEYMPFETRARVRMDTGYVARRSREALDLLLSVQGAGSFAEASPLQRIWRDQETGSRHAVINPAIAGELYGRALLGIEEQVTPLI